A stretch of Sinorhizobium meliloti DNA encodes these proteins:
- a CDS encoding septal ring lytic transglycosylase RlpA family protein produces the protein MTPAKIKTAAAAALFTVGMGLVSASESQAAGAGCGGASWYALSSKTASGERMNAAHLTAAHRKLKFGTKVQVTNKRNGKSVVVRINDRGPFIRGRVIDLSKAAASKIGMIRSGTASICYTVVNS, from the coding sequence TTGACGCCAGCGAAAATCAAGACTGCTGCCGCGGCAGCACTATTCACCGTCGGGATGGGCCTGGTCTCGGCATCCGAAAGTCAGGCAGCAGGCGCTGGTTGCGGGGGAGCATCCTGGTACGCGCTTTCCTCCAAAACGGCCTCCGGCGAAAGAATGAATGCCGCGCACCTGACCGCCGCGCATCGCAAACTGAAATTCGGCACGAAGGTCCAGGTGACCAACAAGCGCAACGGCAAGTCCGTCGTCGTCCGGATCAATGATCGCGGCCCGTTCATTCGCGGCCGGGTGATCGATCTCTCCAAGGCGGCCGCCTCCAAGATCGGCATGATCCGCTCCGGCACCGCCAGCATCTGTTACACGGTCGTCAATTCCTGA